From Desulfurella sp.:
ATTTGATTTTGAAGCGGCAATTTCTCCTGATATACCAACTATTAAACAAGAAGCTACTGTAGCTTTTAAGTAATCATTACAAACGCCAGCTGCTGCAGCAGTAATCGAGCCCAAAATACAACCAGAACCTGTAATTTTAGTTAAAAATTCATGTCCGTTTTCACATGCATACACTTTATTACCATCTGAAACAATATCTGTTTTGCCAGTTGCACATACAATGCAATTGTGTTTTTTTGCTAAATCCTTTGCAAGGTCTGCGATGTTTTCTATATAAGTGTTGGATTCTACTCCTTTTGTTTGTATATTTACTCCACATAAATTAGCAATTTCTGAAGCGTTTCCTTTGATTATATCAGTTTTGACTTTAGATAAAATTTCTTGAGCAATCTCATTTCTAAATTTGCTTGCGCCAACACCAACTGGGTCAAAAACTACAGGTATAGATCCTTTATTGGCTGCTTTTGCAGCAATTAGCATTGTTTCTATTATATCCGGTGTAGGTGTGCCCATATTTATAAGTAATGCAGAGCTTATTTTTATTAAATCTATAGCTTCTTGCTTAGCATAAGACATAATTGGGCTTGCGCCTAGCGCTAATAATGCATTGGCGCTAATATTTGTCACTACAAAATTCGTTATATTGTAAACAAGAGGGTTTTTTTGTCTGATTTCTGTAATAATTTTAGAAAATTCTTCCATATTATTCCTCCTGTTAACCAAAATACTAAAGATTTACCAAAATGTCAATTTATTTAGCAAAACCTAATAGTTTGACAATAATTAATTAAATATCTATAATAAATATGTGGATATTTTAAAAGTTTTACTTACATTTCTAGTTGGTGTACTTACCGGTTTTTTAAAT
This genomic window contains:
- the thiM gene encoding hydroxyethylthiazole kinase yields the protein MEEFSKIITEIRQKNPLVYNITNFVVTNISANALLALGASPIMSYAKQEAIDLIKISSALLINMGTPTPDIIETMLIAAKAANKGSIPVVFDPVGVGASKFRNEIAQEILSKVKTDIIKGNASEIANLCGVNIQTKGVESNTYIENIADLAKDLAKKHNCIVCATGKTDIVSDGNKVYACENGHEFLTKITGSGCILGSITAAAAGVCNDYLKATVASCLIVGISGEIAASKSNLLGNFQVEFFNALSTFEPENFKNALYKVL